A stretch of the Dyella telluris genome encodes the following:
- a CDS encoding DUF4231 domain-containing protein has product MPSRSTTPGTPPPLPSSAPRTTPPSRTTDRHESLTMHRRESPQASAQGVQGDLLAAYDAHRVDDVHFRTTPTTTPLVIGVTSHRNISAAEIEPIRHCLAELFAMLKREFPQLPLCALSALAEGGDQLFAEEALRAGAELVAPLPMPAALYLDDFATPEARASFQSLCAQARVLELPLPRGQPHHVVEAPGAARDKQYAKAGVFIASHCHILLAIWDGKDSGRLGGTAQIVNYHLNGALPGLVERHREARHVLGGGDERLLHHIVCSREDSHGDVAPGLQPLQQYWRSGDITTTDTMPPPEFRQMFANMAEYNTDWDKYRQDIELTSSQQASRVINDQTTVGRTFHAADWLAIHFQKRVLLALRLTYVLAALMGIAFAFYAHLSEPDFLIYTFLLLFGIGALVALLAGNRGWHRKYLDYRALAEGLRVQAYWRHAGISASTDHEFAHDNFLQKQNIELGWIRHVMRAVGIEPSPGIDAHTTEALAEVTQEWVGESGRSGQLYYFERKTIERTGLHHVTETVGMISLWGGISISVFLAIFAFKLPEQIKTTLVLIMAVLSIVAAVREAYAYRKADKELIRQYRFMQRIFSGARAALDRTADPAKQREILLALGDAALTEHAEWTLMHRERDVEHSKF; this is encoded by the coding sequence TTGCCATCGAGGTCAACAACACCCGGTACACCACCACCGCTTCCATCGTCGGCACCACGAACAACCCCTCCATCAAGAACAACTGACCGGCACGAGTCATTGACCATGCATCGCAGGGAAAGCCCGCAAGCGTCCGCGCAGGGGGTCCAAGGCGACCTCCTCGCGGCCTATGACGCACACCGTGTCGACGACGTTCACTTTCGCACGACGCCCACCACGACACCGCTGGTGATCGGTGTCACCAGCCACCGCAATATCTCCGCTGCGGAGATCGAACCGATCCGGCATTGCCTTGCCGAACTCTTCGCCATGCTGAAGCGCGAATTTCCGCAACTTCCGCTCTGCGCGCTTTCGGCCCTCGCGGAAGGCGGTGATCAGCTGTTCGCCGAGGAAGCCTTGCGCGCCGGTGCGGAGCTGGTTGCACCACTGCCCATGCCGGCGGCGCTCTATCTGGATGACTTTGCAACACCGGAGGCCCGCGCGAGCTTCCAATCGCTGTGTGCCCAGGCGCGCGTGCTTGAATTGCCGCTGCCCCGGGGGCAACCGCACCACGTCGTGGAAGCGCCCGGTGCCGCGCGCGACAAGCAGTACGCAAAAGCCGGTGTATTCATCGCCAGCCATTGCCACATCCTGCTTGCGATCTGGGACGGCAAGGATTCCGGGCGCCTTGGCGGTACCGCGCAGATCGTCAACTACCATCTGAACGGTGCGCTTCCTGGTTTGGTGGAGCGCCATCGTGAAGCGCGCCATGTGCTCGGCGGCGGCGACGAGCGGCTGCTCCATCACATCGTGTGCTCGCGCGAGGACAGTCACGGCGACGTCGCGCCCGGGTTGCAACCTTTGCAGCAGTACTGGCGCAGCGGCGACATCACCACGACCGACACCATGCCGCCACCCGAGTTTCGCCAGATGTTCGCGAACATGGCGGAGTACAACACCGACTGGGATAAATACCGGCAGGATATCGAGCTGACATCGAGCCAGCAGGCCAGCCGTGTCATCAACGACCAGACCACCGTCGGCCGCACGTTTCATGCGGCCGACTGGCTGGCGATCCATTTCCAGAAACGCGTGCTGCTCGCCCTGCGGCTCACCTATGTGCTGGCCGCCTTGATGGGTATCGCCTTTGCGTTCTATGCCCATCTGTCCGAACCGGACTTTCTCATCTACACGTTCCTGCTGTTGTTTGGCATCGGCGCACTGGTCGCCTTGCTGGCAGGGAACCGTGGCTGGCATCGCAAATACCTGGACTACCGTGCGCTTGCGGAGGGCTTGCGCGTGCAGGCCTATTGGCGGCACGCCGGCATCTCGGCCAGTACCGACCACGAATTCGCCCACGACAATTTCCTTCAGAAGCAGAACATCGAGCTCGGCTGGATCCGCCACGTGATGCGTGCCGTGGGCATCGAACCGTCACCCGGCATCGATGCACACACGACAGAAGCACTGGCCGAGGTGACGCAGGAATGGGTCGGCGAATCCGGCCGCAGCGGCCAGCTGTACTACTTCGAGCGCAAGACCATCGAGCGCACCGGCTTGCACCACGTGACCGAAACCGTGGGCATGATCAGCCTGTGGGGCGGCATTTCCATCAGCGTCTTCCTGGCGATCTTCGCTTTCAAGCTGCCCGAGCAGATCAAGACCACGCTGGTGCTGATCATGGCGGTGCTATCCATCGTTGCCGCCGTGCGCGAAGCCTATGCTTATCGCAAGGCCGACAAGGAGCTGATCCGCCAGTACCGTTTCATGCAACGGATATTCAGCGGTGCCCGCGCCGCCCTGGACCGCACCGCGGATCCTGCCAAACAGCGCGAGATTCTGCTGGCACTGGGCGATGCCGCGCTGACCGAGCACGCGGAATGGACACTGATGCATCGCGAGCGCGATGTGGAGCACAGCAAGTTCTGA
- a CDS encoding GH92 family glycosyl hydrolase, with translation MRQGLSGGRGLRRALMVAMACGVSMAAAMPVLAQGTHAPADEVNPIIGSRHGGNTYPGAVVPFGMLQWSPENTRGKHDHTASPSGYLYDAPRIRGFSLTHLSGAGCRGASGDVPFMPITSAVTGSPSADLTDATYASDFSHDNEQAKAGAYRVKLANGVSVDLAATTRAGMGSFSFPAGKPANLLLRASDSEVGSSDANVSIDQVHHTITGSVTSGNFCGYLAKAGTRSYYTMYFVAQFDQPFAATGAWHDGDVQAGKTAAQGGTGYDAKGFPASGKGSGVWVGFDPAKGPVQVRVGISYVSLDNAKANLAAEIPAQATTAQVQAKARDAWNAALGKIDITGGSADQRTTFYTALYHSLLQPNVFSDVNGEYRGFDQKTHRVEGRQRAQYANFSGWDVYRSQVQLLTWLYPDVGSDIAQSLFNQANQNGGEWDRWSHNSGGTHVMSGDPAVPSIAAIDAFGGHEFDLRGAYDSLAKAATVPTAHDLSNEGCNVECVGQRPSLDQWLKLHYIATESNAWGGAAETLEDATADFALSQLAARVGDHEGERYFLTRAGYWRNLFNPKAAPEGGYIQNRNADGTWPAFKPDSDDGFVEGSAAVYLWMVPFDVRGLFDQLGGVAKATARLDRFFHDDKGQWALTEAGPLHAELNNEPSVGTPWLYAFVGQPSKTQEAVRIVVNILWKNTPEGIPGNDDLGEMSSWYVWSALGMYPAIPGRAELVLGSPLFTHAVVHRAQGNVVITAPAASPQTPFVQALSVDGKPHDSPWLPASFAEHGGQLDFTLGAKANTSWGSDIAKAPPSFSPPK, from the coding sequence ATGAGGCAGGGTTTGTCGGGTGGGCGGGGGCTTCGCCGCGCGTTGATGGTGGCCATGGCATGCGGCGTGTCGATGGCGGCAGCCATGCCCGTGCTGGCGCAGGGCACCCACGCGCCGGCGGATGAGGTCAATCCGATCATCGGCAGTCGCCACGGCGGCAATACTTATCCCGGGGCCGTGGTTCCCTTTGGCATGTTGCAGTGGAGTCCCGAAAACACGCGGGGCAAGCACGACCACACGGCCTCGCCCAGCGGTTATCTCTACGATGCGCCGCGCATTCGTGGCTTCAGCCTTACGCATCTGTCCGGCGCCGGTTGCCGCGGTGCGAGTGGCGATGTGCCGTTCATGCCCATCACATCGGCGGTGACGGGTTCGCCTTCGGCTGATCTCACCGACGCGACCTACGCCAGCGATTTCTCCCACGACAACGAGCAGGCGAAGGCCGGCGCGTATCGCGTGAAGCTCGCCAACGGCGTATCCGTCGATCTGGCGGCCACCACGCGCGCCGGCATGGGCAGTTTCAGTTTCCCGGCCGGGAAACCAGCCAACCTGCTGCTGCGCGCTTCCGATTCGGAAGTGGGCAGCAGTGATGCCAACGTCAGCATCGACCAGGTGCATCACACCATCACTGGCTCGGTGACCAGCGGCAACTTCTGCGGCTATCTGGCCAAGGCCGGCACGCGCAGCTATTACACGATGTACTTCGTGGCGCAGTTCGACCAGCCGTTCGCCGCAACGGGTGCCTGGCACGATGGCGACGTGCAGGCCGGCAAGACCGCCGCGCAGGGCGGCACGGGTTATGACGCGAAGGGCTTTCCCGCCTCGGGCAAGGGCTCCGGCGTGTGGGTCGGTTTCGATCCCGCGAAGGGGCCCGTGCAAGTGCGCGTGGGCATTTCGTATGTGAGCCTGGACAACGCCAAGGCCAATCTCGCTGCGGAAATTCCGGCGCAGGCGACCACGGCGCAAGTGCAGGCCAAGGCGCGCGATGCCTGGAACGCGGCACTGGGCAAGATCGACATCACCGGCGGCAGCGCCGACCAGCGCACCACGTTCTACACCGCGCTTTATCACTCGCTGCTGCAGCCGAACGTTTTCAGCGACGTCAACGGTGAATACCGCGGCTTTGACCAGAAGACGCATCGCGTGGAAGGTCGACAGCGCGCGCAGTACGCGAACTTCTCCGGCTGGGATGTTTACCGTTCGCAGGTGCAGTTGCTCACCTGGCTTTACCCGGATGTGGGCAGCGACATTGCGCAGTCGCTGTTCAACCAGGCGAACCAGAACGGCGGCGAGTGGGATCGCTGGAGCCACAACAGCGGCGGCACGCACGTGATGAGCGGCGACCCGGCCGTTCCCTCGATCGCGGCCATCGATGCATTCGGTGGGCATGAGTTCGACCTGCGTGGCGCCTACGATTCGCTGGCCAAGGCCGCGACGGTGCCGACGGCGCATGATCTTTCCAATGAAGGCTGCAATGTGGAATGCGTGGGGCAGCGTCCGTCGCTGGACCAGTGGCTGAAGCTCCACTACATCGCCACGGAGTCGAACGCGTGGGGCGGTGCGGCCGAGACGCTGGAAGACGCCACGGCGGATTTCGCGCTTTCGCAGCTGGCTGCGCGTGTGGGCGATCACGAGGGCGAGCGCTATTTCCTTACGCGTGCCGGCTACTGGCGCAACCTGTTCAACCCGAAGGCGGCGCCGGAAGGTGGCTATATCCAGAACCGCAACGCCGATGGCACCTGGCCGGCGTTCAAGCCCGACAGCGACGACGGTTTCGTCGAAGGAAGCGCGGCGGTTTACCTGTGGATGGTGCCGTTCGACGTGCGCGGCCTGTTCGATCAGCTGGGCGGCGTGGCCAAGGCCACCGCACGTCTTGATCGCTTCTTCCACGACGACAAGGGCCAGTGGGCGCTGACCGAGGCCGGTCCGCTGCATGCCGAGCTCAACAACGAGCCTTCCGTGGGCACGCCGTGGCTGTATGCCTTCGTCGGGCAGCCGTCGAAGACGCAGGAAGCCGTGCGCATCGTGGTCAACATCTTGTGGAAGAACACCCCCGAAGGCATCCCCGGCAACGACGACCTTGGCGAGATGTCCTCGTGGTACGTGTGGTCGGCGCTGGGCATGTATCCCGCCATTCCCGGTCGCGCGGAACTGGTGCTGGGCAGCCCGTTGTTTACGCATGCCGTGGTGCACCGCGCGCAGGGCAATGTGGTGATCACCGCGCCTGCCGCTTCGCCGCAAACGCCGTTTGTGCAGGCGCTGAGTGTCGACGGCAAGCCGCACGACAGTCCGTGGCTGCCGGCCAGTTTTGCGGAGCATGGCGGCCAGCTCGACTTCACGCTGGGAGCCAAGGCGAATACGTCGTGGGGCAGCGATATCGCCAAGGCGCCGCCGTCGTTTTCTCCGCCGAAGTAA
- a CDS encoding HigA family addiction module antitoxin — protein MIKNPVHPGLILQEDVLAPLELTVTTAAERLGVSRVALSRVLNGRAGISSELAIRLEKAGAGKAETWVKLQADYDLAIARKTSIRNVHPLAA, from the coding sequence ATGATCAAGAACCCCGTGCACCCCGGCCTGATCCTGCAAGAGGACGTGCTCGCCCCGCTGGAGCTCACCGTCACCACCGCCGCCGAGCGCCTGGGCGTGTCGCGAGTCGCCCTCTCGCGTGTGCTCAATGGTCGTGCCGGCATCAGCTCCGAACTCGCCATCCGCCTGGAAAAAGCCGGCGCAGGCAAGGCCGAGACATGGGTGAAGCTGCAAGCCGACTACGACCTGGCCATCGCCCGCAAAACCAGCATCCGAAACGTCCATCCGCTAGCTGCCTGA
- a CDS encoding sterol desaturase family protein, with amino-acid sequence MGMLGWIRDQLMDFFGFGPLLEMFASGNYRALATVDGFGHLLGPIIPVLLVIELVRGILRRGTTREDYQVPMLLWVVNRFIGAFLTVAVVGYCIGLFNHLAPFQAGLTWYGLLYGYLVWELAHFVYHFLAHKVRLLWCLHSTHHAPVSMNLSVNYAHIFLEGMYADVVRTSICMLLGVSPPLLVLIMIIDNFWGQLIHLGENVLPKGKLGFLHRLVLTPSHHRVHHARNVIYMDTNFCNLLPLWDRVFGTYMEVREDTRIEYGITRPVKRYSVIDAMLGEFWLLGRDVWHAPGLHNKLLYLLMPPGWSHDGNHHTAKVAKQELLAEQGAMAESPARATR; translated from the coding sequence ATGGGCATGCTGGGCTGGATCCGCGATCAACTGATGGACTTCTTCGGCTTCGGTCCGCTGCTGGAGATGTTCGCCTCCGGCAACTACCGTGCACTGGCCACGGTGGACGGCTTCGGCCATCTGCTCGGGCCCATCATTCCCGTGCTGCTGGTGATCGAGCTGGTTCGCGGCATCCTCCGGCGAGGCACCACGCGCGAGGATTATCAGGTACCCATGCTGCTGTGGGTGGTGAATCGTTTCATCGGCGCGTTTCTCACCGTGGCCGTGGTCGGCTACTGCATCGGCCTGTTCAACCACCTTGCACCGTTCCAGGCGGGGCTCACCTGGTATGGGCTGCTGTATGGCTACCTGGTGTGGGAGCTGGCGCACTTCGTCTACCACTTTCTGGCCCACAAGGTGCGCCTGCTGTGGTGCCTGCATTCGACCCATCACGCGCCGGTGTCGATGAATCTGTCAGTGAACTACGCACACATTTTCCTGGAAGGCATGTATGCCGATGTCGTGCGTACCAGCATCTGCATGCTGCTCGGCGTAAGCCCGCCGCTGCTCGTGCTGATCATGATCATCGACAACTTCTGGGGCCAGCTCATCCACCTGGGTGAGAACGTGCTGCCCAAAGGCAAGCTGGGCTTCCTCCATCGCCTGGTGCTGACGCCGTCGCATCACCGTGTCCATCACGCACGCAATGTGATCTACATGGACACCAACTTCTGCAACCTGCTTCCCCTCTGGGATCGCGTGTTCGGAACCTATATGGAAGTGCGCGAGGACACCCGCATCGAGTACGGCATCACGCGGCCGGTCAAGCGCTACAGCGTGATCGACGCCATGCTCGGTGAATTCTGGTTGCTAGGACGGGATGTCTGGCACGCACCGGGACTGCACAACAAACTGCTCTACCTGCTGATGCCGCCGGGCTGGAGCCACGACGGCAATCATCACACCGCAAAGGTGGCCAAGCAGGAACTGCTGGCGGAGCAGGGCGCGATGGCCGAGTCCCCGGCGCGCGCCACCCGCTAA
- a CDS encoding type II toxin-antitoxin system RelE/ParE family toxin translates to MWSVTVNGNWRVIFRFVGADVELVDYLDYH, encoded by the coding sequence TTGTGGTCAGTCACGGTGAACGGCAACTGGCGCGTGATCTTTCGTTTCGTGGGCGCCGACGTGGAACTCGTCGACTATCTGGACTACCACTAA
- a CDS encoding glycoside hydrolase family 76 protein: MAKRTRMRTLLAATSLMLLATALPSPATEQAQPSNARTDGATAMARARVAADVLMNAYDPDKAWFPSSWWNSAVALQTIGDYMQRTGDRRYLAQLDNTFEKDKGTFPAGVLSGDPLLGNFTSRAIDDSEWWGLTWVQAYDLTKNPKYLAMAVTIANYVNGYWDTSTCGGGVWWNAERTYKNAVTNGLWIRLTAELHNRIPGDTQWLARARTGWAWFQGSGMINANNLVNDGLTDACTNNGQNVWTYNQGMAIGAGLELWRATRDPQILASVRRLADAATGPSALVSNDILTESCDAIDQTCDDNGKQFKGIFMRYWTELVDITRDSRYAAFLDLQAESIWADDRDAAGRLGTRWSGATSNDHPNVFDWRTQASALSALIGDVPTPAPPESLAATLSPAQPVVMPSASGNTAITIQLGASATGFIPLQAITSVDTPSGWSITPRATMMRLDPHGNANPASNSMPLTLSVPSLATDGHHFVTANLAAAGLRFSTQADVLIAHTIDFDTGTVDENPWLFDADGSQSNGVQNRFADGNAHFTYRFPFPADTSSAQITLIIDNEFLVQASVDNVHWTTVLQQSQPVTDGSNKAARTIDLTPYLGAAVNGAKPVYMKVSDSFPNDGWGGRVYHVSANIVH; the protein is encoded by the coding sequence ATGGCAAAACGCACACGCATGCGAACACTGCTCGCCGCCACCAGCCTGATGTTGCTGGCCACCGCCCTTCCCTCCCCCGCCACCGAACAAGCCCAGCCGTCCAATGCACGGACGGATGGTGCAACCGCCATGGCCCGTGCCCGCGTGGCGGCGGATGTGCTGATGAACGCCTACGACCCCGACAAGGCCTGGTTTCCGTCAAGCTGGTGGAATTCGGCGGTGGCGTTGCAGACCATTGGCGACTATATGCAACGCACGGGCGACCGTCGTTACCTGGCCCAGCTCGACAACACCTTCGAAAAGGACAAGGGCACGTTTCCTGCGGGCGTGTTGTCCGGCGATCCCCTGCTGGGCAATTTCACCAGCCGCGCCATCGATGATTCGGAATGGTGGGGCCTGACCTGGGTACAGGCGTACGACCTGACCAAAAACCCCAAGTACCTGGCCATGGCGGTCACCATTGCCAATTACGTGAACGGCTATTGGGACACCAGCACCTGCGGCGGTGGTGTGTGGTGGAACGCCGAGCGCACCTACAAGAATGCCGTCACCAACGGCTTGTGGATACGGCTCACCGCGGAGCTCCACAACCGGATTCCCGGGGATACCCAATGGCTGGCGCGGGCCCGTACGGGTTGGGCGTGGTTCCAGGGCAGCGGCATGATCAACGCCAACAACCTGGTCAATGATGGCCTTACCGATGCCTGCACCAACAATGGCCAGAACGTGTGGACGTATAACCAGGGCATGGCCATCGGTGCCGGCCTGGAGCTTTGGCGCGCCACGCGTGATCCGCAGATCCTGGCCAGCGTGCGCCGCCTGGCCGACGCCGCCACCGGCCCGAGCGCCTTGGTCAGCAATGACATCCTGACCGAATCGTGTGATGCCATCGATCAAACCTGCGACGACAATGGCAAGCAGTTCAAGGGCATCTTCATGCGCTACTGGACCGAACTGGTGGACATCACCCGGGACAGCCGGTACGCCGCATTCCTCGACCTGCAAGCGGAAAGCATCTGGGCCGACGATCGCGATGCGGCGGGCAGGCTCGGCACGCGCTGGTCAGGCGCCACGAGCAACGATCACCCCAACGTGTTCGACTGGCGCACCCAGGCCAGCGCGCTCAGTGCCCTGATTGGCGATGTGCCGACACCCGCGCCACCGGAGTCGCTGGCCGCCACCCTGTCGCCGGCACAACCCGTGGTGATGCCGTCGGCCTCGGGCAACACGGCGATCACCATCCAGCTTGGCGCGTCGGCGACGGGGTTCATTCCGCTGCAGGCAATCACCTCGGTCGATACTCCATCCGGCTGGAGCATCACCCCGCGAGCCACCATGATGCGGCTGGATCCGCATGGCAATGCGAACCCGGCAAGCAACAGCATGCCGTTGACGCTCAGCGTGCCCAGCCTGGCCACGGACGGGCATCACTTCGTCACGGCCAACCTGGCAGCAGCCGGCCTGCGCTTCTCCACCCAGGCTGACGTACTGATTGCGCACACGATTGATTTCGACACCGGCACCGTTGACGAAAACCCGTGGCTGTTCGATGCCGACGGCTCGCAGAGCAACGGCGTGCAGAACCGCTTCGCCGACGGCAATGCCCACTTCACCTATCGGTTCCCGTTCCCGGCCGATACCAGCTCTGCGCAGATCACATTGATCATCGACAACGAGTTCCTGGTGCAGGCCAGCGTCGACAACGTGCACTGGACCACCGTGCTGCAGCAGAGTCAGCCGGTGACCGACGGCTCCAACAAGGCTGCCCGCACCATTGACCTTACGCCGTACCTAGGCGCGGCAGTGAACGGCGCCAAGCCGGTGTACATGAAAGTGTCCGACTCCTTCCCCAACGATGGCTGGGGTGGCCGCGTGTATCACGTCTCGGCGAATATCGTGCACTAA
- a CDS encoding glycine zipper 2TM domain-containing protein: MNKHTITSLVLALSMLTGTAFAQSSEPRTRTVCEDVQVKKVNSSDTHRVAGTAIGAVAGGLVGNQIGGGKGKTLATVGGAVAGGVVGNKVQENHQDKNATYTTERRCHQEQY, encoded by the coding sequence ATGAACAAACACACCATCACCTCACTGGTTCTCGCCCTTTCCATGCTCACGGGCACCGCGTTCGCGCAATCCAGCGAACCGCGCACGCGCACCGTGTGCGAGGACGTTCAGGTCAAAAAGGTGAACTCCAGCGACACCCATCGCGTGGCAGGCACGGCCATCGGCGCCGTTGCCGGTGGCCTGGTCGGCAACCAGATCGGCGGCGGCAAGGGCAAGACACTCGCCACGGTGGGTGGTGCCGTCGCAGGCGGCGTCGTGGGCAACAAGGTGCAGGAGAACCACCAGGACAAGAACGCCACGTACACCACGGAGCGGCGCTGCCACCAGGAGCAGTACTGA
- a CDS encoding type II toxin-antitoxin system RelE/ParE family toxin yields the protein MIVSFRHKGLQTFYATGSTRGIQAAHAGKLGRILQVLDAATQAHPKASTFPAIACTCSRVSSRACGQSR from the coding sequence GTGATCGTCAGCTTCCGCCACAAAGGCCTCCAAACCTTCTACGCCACGGGCTCCACCCGTGGCATCCAGGCAGCGCATGCCGGCAAGCTGGGCCGCATCCTTCAGGTGCTCGATGCCGCAACGCAAGCACACCCGAAGGCGTCGACCTTCCCGGCTATCGCCTGCACCTGCTCAAGGGTGAGCTCAAGGGCTTGTGGTCAGTCACGGTGA
- a CDS encoding toll/interleukin-1 receptor domain-containing protein, producing MAQDPVLPEFRYRAFISYSHQDKAWADWLHKALENYRVPRRLVGKATAAGVVPRRLVPVFRDRDELASATDLGRKVNEALTLSANLVVICSPASARSRWVNEEVMAFKRLGGSDRVFCLIVDGEPNATQLPGREDEECFAQALRYQWGDNGALSNVPAEPIAADARPGKDGRTNAKLKLIAGLLDIGFDQLKQREQQRYQRRLAAIAATAMVITVMTSTLAVVAMHARRTAERERNQAEGLVSFMLGDLNEKLGQVQRLDILEAVDDRAMSYFQSLPSTDVTDTSLEQRAKALEKIGSVRFDQGHLDAALLSYQAAARIAGPLASRAPANIPRQTAYSRVITFIGMTQWMQGDLEAAGKSFATAQDVLRRIPLPLSGDKALIQQWATLDNDLGHVLEARGKLDEAVAQYQNMLLQCRHLVDGAQTKTEWHELLGEAHNNLGKMALMRGDLATAIAEYRDDDAIETALSERDPKDHDQRENMVRVRAILGRTLALGGAVDQGAQNIQQAIDGAVQLNQFDPESTGFRAKIALYSTQLARLRRLSGDLEQARRLNDKALEIFGNMTHQDPSNAEWQQDYAEARLEQVEQLLAAGQQGQAHNEATQALSVLSPMQARNPDERSLLLDTARARLLLAAATPDADASRQSREAALKDLSSAISANSDPRLLALHVEALLSLDRRADADPIVRQLWASGYRDLELLAALKRSDIDYPSNAAVEQRLQATIGATDPR from the coding sequence ATGGCGCAGGACCCCGTTTTGCCGGAATTCCGGTATCGCGCATTCATCAGTTACAGCCACCAGGACAAAGCCTGGGCCGACTGGCTGCACAAGGCCCTGGAGAACTACCGGGTTCCCCGGCGCCTGGTGGGGAAAGCCACCGCCGCAGGCGTCGTGCCACGGCGTCTGGTTCCGGTTTTCCGTGACCGCGATGAACTGGCAAGCGCCACCGACCTCGGCCGCAAGGTCAACGAGGCCCTGACGCTATCGGCCAACCTGGTCGTGATCTGTTCGCCCGCGTCAGCCAGGTCGCGATGGGTCAATGAAGAAGTCATGGCCTTCAAGCGGCTTGGGGGTAGCGATCGCGTTTTCTGCCTGATCGTGGACGGCGAACCGAACGCCACCCAGCTTCCCGGTCGCGAGGATGAGGAATGCTTCGCACAAGCTCTGCGCTACCAATGGGGCGACAACGGCGCGCTGAGCAACGTGCCTGCCGAGCCGATCGCCGCCGATGCACGCCCGGGGAAAGACGGCCGGACCAATGCCAAGCTCAAGCTGATCGCCGGCCTGCTGGATATTGGCTTCGACCAGCTCAAGCAGCGCGAGCAGCAGCGCTACCAGCGTCGCCTCGCCGCCATCGCGGCCACGGCGATGGTGATAACCGTGATGACATCCACCCTGGCCGTCGTGGCCATGCACGCACGCCGCACGGCCGAGCGCGAGCGCAATCAGGCGGAGGGCCTGGTCAGCTTCATGCTCGGTGATCTCAACGAAAAGCTCGGGCAGGTACAGCGTCTGGACATCCTGGAGGCGGTGGACGATCGCGCGATGTCCTATTTCCAGTCCCTGCCCAGCACCGACGTCACCGACACGTCGCTTGAGCAACGCGCGAAGGCGCTGGAAAAGATCGGCAGCGTGCGCTTCGACCAGGGCCACCTGGATGCGGCACTGCTTTCCTACCAGGCGGCGGCGCGCATCGCCGGCCCCCTGGCCAGCCGCGCACCGGCCAACATTCCGCGACAAACTGCCTATTCACGCGTGATCACCTTCATCGGCATGACCCAGTGGATGCAGGGCGACCTTGAGGCTGCGGGTAAAAGCTTCGCCACTGCGCAGGACGTATTGCGCCGCATACCGCTGCCCTTGTCCGGCGACAAGGCGCTGATCCAGCAATGGGCCACCCTGGACAACGACCTCGGCCATGTACTGGAGGCACGTGGCAAGCTCGACGAGGCCGTCGCGCAATACCAGAACATGCTGTTGCAATGCCGGCACCTGGTGGACGGTGCCCAGACCAAGACCGAATGGCATGAACTCCTCGGGGAAGCGCACAACAACCTCGGCAAGATGGCCCTGATGCGCGGCGATCTCGCTACGGCCATCGCTGAATACCGTGACGACGACGCCATCGAAACCGCGTTGAGCGAGCGCGATCCGAAGGACCACGACCAGCGGGAGAACATGGTGCGCGTACGTGCCATCCTCGGCCGCACCCTGGCTCTGGGCGGAGCCGTGGACCAGGGTGCGCAAAACATTCAGCAGGCGATCGACGGCGCGGTGCAGCTGAACCAGTTCGATCCCGAGAGCACCGGCTTCCGCGCGAAGATCGCGCTGTATTCCACGCAGCTGGCCAGGCTACGGCGACTGTCGGGTGACTTGGAGCAAGCGCGACGCCTCAACGACAAGGCGCTCGAGATCTTTGGCAACATGACGCACCAGGATCCGAGCAACGCGGAGTGGCAGCAGGACTATGCCGAGGCCCGGCTTGAACAGGTCGAGCAGCTGTTGGCTGCCGGCCAACAAGGCCAGGCACACAACGAAGCGACGCAAGCCCTCTCGGTGCTCTCCCCCATGCAGGCCAGGAATCCCGACGAACGCAGCTTGCTGCTGGACACCGCCCGTGCCCGCCTGCTGCTGGCCGCCGCCACACCTGACGCCGATGCCTCGCGCCAATCGCGCGAAGCGGCACTGAAGGACCTGTCGTCGGCCATCAGCGCCAACAGCGATCCGCGTCTGCTGGCGCTCCACGTGGAAGCACTGCTCAGCCTCGATCGGCGCGCCGATGCCGACCCCATCGTTCGGCAATTGTGGGCATCCGGCTATCGCGATCTGGAACTGCTCGCTGCGCTCAAGCGCAGCGACATCGACTACCCCTCCAATGCCGCCGTCGAGCAGCGCCTGCAAGCCACCATTGGCGCCACGGACCCGCGATAG